In one window of Azospirillum ramasamyi DNA:
- a CDS encoding PAS-domain containing protein: MGETGFARFDADERLVWTNAAFAARFAVHAVGAPEVPFHATLDALLAGPLGLSGVADLRRGHAVTRVFPDGATVTLALGAGPPGESLLTVVEIAGRAEIPSEREPWAKTSLVLDCLSQGVMAFDHDLRLVAWNRRVLELLFIDPDFPRYAQPYEAVVRHIAEQGGYGRGDVDDLVAQRLDYIRNASWPFYNERVRPDGVIIETVTLPLPDGGFVTTYTDITERKQAERELAASRELFELAIRAAREGISQWDLRTGEIWFSPQWWGLLGYGEAEMENSRRRWEELIHVDDRAAALEMVAELASGRRSESRLLQRFRHRSGATVFLETRALAVAGSDGRTFRIVGSHTDVTESVRAAEAVRAAKEEAERALQDLKEAQVQLIQAEKMAALGSLVAGVTHEINTPVGIALTGASLLAEKTRSLRRLFEAGSLRRGDFAEFIDIADEATQLMLLNVERATRLIQSFKQIAVDQASEERRVFELNHYIHEVLRSLGMRIRRSGHAVAVHCPEDLMLDSYPGVISQILTNFVINSILHGYDPGVRGRLSVTVTLSDDEVELVYADDGQGIPANLHGRVFEPFFTTSRDRGGSGLGLNIVYTLVTRTLRGRLRLDSAPGSGTAFMLRFPRVTPADPLPL, translated from the coding sequence ATGGGGGAAACCGGGTTCGCCCGCTTCGACGCCGACGAACGTCTGGTCTGGACCAATGCCGCCTTTGCGGCCCGGTTCGCCGTGCATGCCGTCGGGGCGCCCGAAGTGCCCTTCCATGCGACGCTCGACGCGCTTCTCGCCGGTCCTCTCGGGCTGTCCGGGGTCGCTGACCTGCGCCGCGGTCATGCCGTGACGCGGGTGTTTCCCGATGGAGCCACGGTCACGCTGGCGCTGGGAGCGGGCCCGCCGGGGGAAAGTCTGCTGACGGTCGTCGAGATCGCCGGTCGGGCGGAAATCCCGTCGGAGCGGGAACCCTGGGCAAAGACCAGCCTCGTCCTCGACTGTCTCAGCCAGGGGGTGATGGCCTTCGACCACGACCTGCGGCTGGTCGCATGGAACCGGCGCGTGCTGGAACTGCTTTTCATCGACCCGGATTTCCCGCGCTATGCCCAGCCCTACGAGGCGGTGGTGCGCCACATCGCGGAGCAGGGGGGCTATGGCCGCGGCGACGTGGACGATCTGGTGGCGCAGCGGCTCGACTATATCCGCAACGCGTCCTGGCCCTTCTACAACGAGCGGGTGCGGCCTGACGGTGTGATCATCGAGACGGTGACCCTGCCGCTGCCGGACGGCGGCTTCGTCACCACCTACACCGACATCACCGAGCGCAAGCAGGCCGAACGGGAACTGGCTGCCAGCCGCGAACTGTTCGAACTGGCGATCCGCGCCGCGCGGGAGGGCATCTCGCAATGGGATCTGCGCACGGGCGAGATATGGTTCTCCCCGCAATGGTGGGGCCTGCTGGGTTATGGCGAGGCCGAGATGGAAAACAGCCGCCGCCGTTGGGAAGAGCTGATCCATGTCGACGACCGCGCGGCCGCATTGGAGATGGTGGCGGAACTGGCGTCGGGCCGGCGTTCCGAAAGCCGGTTGCTGCAGCGGTTCCGCCATAGGTCGGGCGCGACGGTCTTCCTGGAAACCCGCGCATTGGCGGTGGCGGGCAGCGACGGCCGGACGTTCCGCATCGTCGGCTCCCACACCGACGTGACCGAAAGCGTCCGCGCGGCGGAAGCGGTCCGCGCCGCCAAGGAGGAGGCCGAGCGCGCCCTCCAGGATTTGAAGGAAGCGCAGGTCCAGCTGATCCAGGCGGAGAAGATGGCCGCGCTCGGTTCCCTTGTGGCCGGCGTGACGCATGAGATCAACACGCCGGTCGGCATCGCCCTGACCGGTGCCTCATTGCTGGCGGAAAAGACGCGGAGCCTGCGCCGCCTGTTTGAAGCCGGCTCGCTGCGGCGCGGCGACTTCGCGGAGTTCATCGACATCGCCGACGAGGCGACGCAGCTCATGCTTCTGAATGTCGAGCGCGCCACCCGCCTGATCCAAAGCTTCAAACAGATCGCCGTCGACCAGGCCAGCGAGGAACGCCGCGTTTTCGAACTGAACCACTATATCCACGAAGTCCTGCGCAGCCTGGGAATGCGCATCCGCCGCAGCGGACATGCCGTCGCCGTCCATTGCCCGGAAGACCTGATGCTGGACAGCTATCCCGGCGTCATCAGCCAGATATTGACCAACTTCGTCATCAATTCCATCCTGCACGGCTACGATCCGGGCGTGCGCGGCCGATTGAGCGTGACGGTCACGCTGTCGGACGATGAGGTGGAACTGGTCTATGCCGATGACGGCCAAGGCATCCCGGCGAACCTGCACGGCCGGGTCTTCGAGCCCTTCTTCACCACCAGCCGCGACCGTGGCGGCAGCGGGCTGGGGCTGAACATCGTCTATACGCTGGTCACGCGTACCTTGCGCGGTCGGTTGCGGCTGGACAGCGCACCGGGGTCCGGCACGGCCTTCATGCTGCGTTTCCCGCGCGTCACGCCGGCGGACCCTCTGCCGCTGTAG
- a CDS encoding DegQ family serine endoprotease produces the protein MPHASVPRSSQSSSPLPAAALYALLAGSLLFPALPAAAQEAPAANTANAAPNASRTYAPPSFRDLARTQVDTVVNISSTQAPQASGGGRMPEGMDVPPGSPLEEFFREFRNRQRGGQPNGAPEGGPPGGPNGAPGGPGGPPGMALGSGFIIDPSGLIVTNSHVVADAAEISVTLHDGTRLPAKLVGSDAPTDLALLKVETDKPLTAAHWGDSESVEVGDWVVAIGNPFGLGGSVTAGILSARARDIQQGPYDEYLQTDAAINRGNSGGPLYDASGAVIGINTAIYSPTGGSVGIGFAIPSSLAQPIIEQLKDGGKVRRGWLGVQVQRVTPDIAESLGMDGTGGALVTSVSPDSPAAAAGLRQGDVITAFNGKALEQMRELPRLVASTGIGREVPLTVLRGGKQESVQVTLGELPNEPQQLAMSGSSGAPRSAQPEESKTALGLKLAPLTPGLRATFSIGDDVDGVVVTEVDGNSVASQRGLDLGDVIVEAGQEPVATPADLESRIAKAREEGRKTLLMLVSRGGDLRYVPLPLDGKKG, from the coding sequence ATGCCGCATGCGTCCGTTCCGCGTTCGTCCCAAAGTTCCAGCCCCCTTCCGGCTGCGGCGCTGTATGCGCTGCTGGCCGGCTCCCTCCTGTTTCCGGCGCTTCCCGCCGCCGCGCAGGAGGCGCCGGCCGCGAACACCGCCAACGCTGCGCCCAACGCCAGCCGGACCTACGCGCCGCCATCCTTCCGCGACCTTGCCCGGACGCAGGTCGACACCGTGGTCAACATCTCCAGCACCCAGGCGCCGCAGGCATCCGGCGGCGGCCGTATGCCGGAGGGGATGGACGTGCCCCCCGGCTCGCCGCTGGAGGAATTCTTCCGCGAGTTCCGCAACCGCCAGCGCGGCGGCCAGCCCAACGGCGCGCCGGAAGGCGGTCCGCCCGGCGGTCCCAATGGCGCGCCCGGCGGACCGGGCGGCCCTCCCGGCATGGCGCTCGGTTCCGGCTTCATCATCGATCCGTCAGGCCTGATCGTCACCAACAGCCATGTCGTCGCCGATGCGGCGGAAATCTCCGTCACCCTGCATGATGGCACCCGGCTCCCGGCCAAGCTGGTGGGGTCCGACGCGCCGACCGATCTGGCGCTTCTGAAGGTCGAAACCGACAAGCCGCTGACCGCCGCCCATTGGGGCGACAGCGAGTCGGTGGAGGTCGGCGACTGGGTCGTCGCCATCGGCAACCCGTTCGGCCTGGGCGGCTCGGTGACCGCCGGCATCCTGTCGGCCCGCGCCCGCGACATCCAGCAGGGCCCCTATGACGAGTATCTGCAGACGGATGCCGCCATCAACCGTGGCAATTCCGGCGGCCCGCTCTATGATGCCAGCGGCGCGGTGATCGGCATCAACACCGCGATCTATTCGCCCACCGGCGGGTCGGTCGGCATCGGCTTCGCCATCCCGTCCTCGCTCGCCCAGCCGATCATCGAACAGTTGAAGGACGGCGGCAAGGTGCGGCGCGGCTGGCTGGGCGTCCAGGTCCAGCGGGTGACCCCGGACATCGCCGAGAGCCTGGGCATGGACGGCACCGGCGGGGCGCTCGTCACCAGCGTTTCCCCCGACAGCCCCGCCGCCGCCGCCGGCCTGCGCCAGGGCGACGTCATCACCGCCTTCAATGGCAAGGCGCTGGAGCAGATGCGCGAACTGCCCCGCCTCGTCGCCTCGACCGGGATCGGCCGCGAGGTGCCGTTGACCGTGCTGCGCGGCGGCAAGCAGGAGTCGGTGCAGGTCACGCTCGGCGAACTGCCCAACGAGCCGCAGCAACTGGCGATGTCGGGATCCAGCGGCGCCCCGCGTTCCGCCCAGCCGGAGGAGAGCAAGACGGCGCTCGGCCTCAAGCTCGCTCCGCTGACGCCGGGCCTGCGCGCAACCTTCTCGATCGGCGACGATGTCGACGGTGTGGTGGTGACGGAGGTGGACGGCAACAGTGTCGCATCCCAGCGCGGACTCGACCTGGGCGACGTGATCGTCGAGGCGGGCCAGGAGCCGGTGGCAACCCCCGCCGACCTGGAAAGCCGTATCGCCAAGGCCAGGGAGGAGGGGCGCAAGACCCTGCTGATGCTGGTCAGCCGCGGCGGCGACCTGCGCTACGTTCCGCTTCCGCTGGATGGCAAGAAGGGTTAA
- a CDS encoding glycosyltransferase family 2 protein, whose protein sequence is MGWLTVSIYPESGQPVRLSVVVPVFNEADNVLPLLDEIERALAPVGGFEVIFVDDQSDDDTQARLAPAVEAGRLRVLRHVRRSGQSAAVRSGVKAARGEFVVTLDGDGQNDPADIPALYALVSTGEAGAPVLVGGLRRKRQDTLSKRWASKIANAVRQSFLQDGCTDSGCGLKLFRRDAFLDLPFFGAMHRFLPALFRAHGHPVAYVPVNHRPRERGVSKYNNWRRGLIGVVDLLGVYWLKRRTKLSPVSERL, encoded by the coding sequence ATGGGATGGCTAACCGTGAGCATTTATCCGGAGAGCGGCCAGCCGGTGCGGCTGTCGGTCGTTGTCCCCGTCTTCAACGAGGCCGACAATGTGCTGCCGCTGCTCGACGAGATCGAGCGGGCGCTGGCGCCGGTCGGCGGCTTCGAGGTCATTTTCGTCGACGACCAGTCCGACGACGACACCCAGGCGCGGCTGGCCCCGGCGGTCGAGGCCGGCCGGCTGCGCGTGCTGCGCCATGTCCGCCGCTCCGGCCAGAGCGCCGCGGTGCGCAGCGGCGTCAAGGCGGCGCGCGGCGAATTCGTCGTCACCCTCGACGGCGACGGGCAGAACGACCCTGCCGACATTCCGGCGCTCTACGCCCTGGTGTCGACGGGAGAGGCCGGCGCTCCGGTTCTGGTCGGCGGCCTGCGCAGGAAGCGGCAGGACACCCTGTCCAAGCGCTGGGCCTCCAAGATCGCCAACGCCGTGCGCCAGTCCTTCCTGCAGGATGGCTGCACCGACAGCGGCTGCGGGCTGAAGCTGTTCCGCCGCGACGCCTTCCTCGACCTGCCGTTCTTCGGGGCGATGCACCGCTTCCTGCCGGCCCTGTTCCGCGCCCACGGCCATCCGGTCGCCTATGTGCCGGTAAACCATCGCCCGCGCGAACGCGGCGTGTCAAAATACAACAACTGGCGGCGCGGGCTGATCGGCGTGGTCGATCTGCTGGGCGTTTACTGGCTGAAGCGGCGGACGAAGCTGTCGCCCGTCTCCGAACGCCTCTGA
- a CDS encoding lipid-A-disaccharide synthase N-terminal domain-containing protein — MLERAAAWFHEQSTTDLIWVGIGFFAQLMFTMRFIVQWIASEKARRSVVPELFWYFSLGGGLMLFAYAFYRFDPVFMLGQGMGLVIYARNVYFVWTHKKSLADGDAVPSKS, encoded by the coding sequence ATGCTAGAGCGCGCTGCGGCCTGGTTCCACGAACAGAGCACGACCGACCTGATCTGGGTCGGCATCGGCTTCTTCGCCCAGCTGATGTTCACCATGCGCTTCATCGTCCAGTGGATCGCCAGCGAGAAGGCGCGGCGCAGCGTGGTGCCGGAGCTGTTCTGGTACTTCTCGCTGGGCGGCGGCCTGATGCTGTTCGCCTATGCCTTCTACCGCTTCGACCCGGTCTTCATGTTGGGGCAGGGGATGGGTCTGGTGATCTACGCCCGCAACGTCTATTTCGTCTGGACCCACAAGAAGTCGCTGGCCGACGGCGACGCGGTGCCGAGCAAATCGTGA
- a CDS encoding ArnT family glycosyltransferase, with product MTTSTLPRAALPIWAYALLALIAAALFLPGFTVLPPFDRDEARFAQASSQMLDSGNFIDIRFQDEARYKKPVGIYWLQTAATTLADAVRGVPVGGEKLIWTYRIPSFLGAILAVLGSAWTAARLFGGPAGFIAGLMMASCVVLGVEARMAKTDAVLLATVVIGQAVLAHLYLTRRDPAPAGRAAWTAPLVFWIAAGVGVLVKGPLVLLVSGSTALVLALWDREAGWLKRLKPLAGLGIVAAIAAPWLIAIAIKSNGAFFAESVGHDMLGKVSGGQEGKGLPPGYYLGTFWVTFAPWSFLALLALPWIWARRRLDAVRFCIAWIVPSWLVFEAVPTKLLHYTLPVFPAIAGLAAAALLDSFDRSRERPRRWLTAAAVALGVIGFGALTLAVAVIPWLVGQRIDPIAVSLVPAVGGLFALAIHLLLGARRQMGLAAGVAAAALLYVGTYTAVLPGIDGVWVSRQAARAVAQVQPCADSVVASAGYSEPSLVFLLGTPTKLVHGAGAAAHLLSDRACGLALVEDREAAAFLDSLGTATPLPLAELDGFNYNTGKRLHLTLYRLPAP from the coding sequence GTGACCACATCCACCCTGCCGCGCGCCGCCCTGCCGATCTGGGCCTATGCGCTGCTGGCGCTGATCGCCGCCGCGCTTTTCCTGCCGGGCTTCACGGTGCTGCCGCCCTTCGACCGGGACGAGGCGCGCTTCGCCCAGGCGTCGTCCCAGATGCTGGACAGCGGCAATTTCATCGACATCCGCTTCCAGGACGAGGCGCGCTACAAGAAGCCGGTCGGCATCTATTGGCTGCAGACCGCGGCGACCACGCTGGCCGATGCGGTGCGCGGCGTTCCGGTGGGCGGCGAAAAGCTGATCTGGACCTATCGCATCCCGTCCTTCCTGGGCGCGATCCTCGCGGTGCTCGGCAGCGCCTGGACGGCGGCGCGGCTGTTCGGCGGTCCGGCCGGCTTCATCGCCGGGCTGATGATGGCGTCCTGCGTCGTGCTGGGGGTCGAAGCCCGGATGGCCAAGACGGACGCCGTCCTGCTCGCCACCGTGGTGATCGGACAGGCGGTGCTGGCGCATCTCTACCTCACGCGGCGCGATCCGGCTCCCGCCGGGCGGGCGGCCTGGACCGCGCCGCTGGTGTTCTGGATCGCCGCCGGCGTTGGCGTTCTCGTCAAGGGGCCGCTGGTCCTGCTGGTGTCGGGCAGCACGGCGCTGGTGCTCGCGCTGTGGGACCGCGAGGCCGGCTGGCTGAAGCGTCTGAAGCCGCTGGCGGGGCTCGGCATCGTCGCCGCCATCGCCGCGCCGTGGCTGATCGCCATCGCCATCAAGAGCAATGGCGCCTTCTTCGCCGAATCCGTCGGCCACGACATGCTGGGCAAGGTATCCGGCGGGCAGGAGGGCAAGGGGCTGCCGCCCGGCTATTATCTCGGTACCTTCTGGGTCACCTTCGCCCCCTGGTCGTTCCTCGCCCTGCTGGCGCTTCCCTGGATCTGGGCGCGCCGCCGGCTGGACGCCGTGCGCTTCTGCATCGCCTGGATCGTCCCGAGCTGGCTGGTGTTCGAGGCGGTGCCGACCAAGCTGCTGCACTACACTCTGCCGGTTTTCCCGGCCATCGCCGGGCTGGCCGCGGCGGCGCTGCTCGACAGTTTCGACCGCAGCCGCGAACGGCCGCGCCGCTGGCTGACGGCCGCCGCCGTGGCGCTCGGCGTCATCGGCTTCGGGGCACTGACCCTGGCGGTCGCGGTGATCCCCTGGCTGGTCGGCCAGCGGATCGACCCGATCGCGGTGTCGCTGGTGCCGGCGGTGGGCGGGCTTTTCGCGCTCGCCATTCATCTGTTGCTTGGCGCAAGGCGCCAGATGGGCCTCGCGGCCGGGGTGGCGGCTGCCGCCCTGCTCTATGTGGGGACCTACACCGCGGTGCTTCCGGGCATCGACGGCGTCTGGGTCAGCCGGCAGGCCGCCCGCGCGGTGGCGCAGGTCCAGCCCTGCGCGGACAGCGTCGTCGCCTCCGCCGGCTATTCGGAACCGAGCCTCGTCTTCCTGCTGGGCACGCCGACCAAGCTGGTCCATGGCGCCGGTGCGGCGGCGCATCTGCTGTCGGACCGCGCCTGCGGTCTGGCCCTGGTGGAGGACCGGGAGGCCGCAGCCTTCCTCGACAGCCTGGGCACCGCCACGCCGCTGCCGCTGGCGGAACTGGACGGATTCAACTACAACACGGGCAAGCGCCTGCACCTCACCCTCTACCGCCTGCCTGCGCCATAA
- a CDS encoding ROK family protein, which produces MAATGLKSAGTGLDGSGSSGSDFAGGRRIGIDLGGTKTEGILLDRQGNELARHRVPTPKGDYEGTVATIRDLVARLEGEIPAGGKATVGLGIPGAISPASGLVKNANSTWLIGKDFTRDLVQALGRPVRIENDANCLAVSEATDGAGAGCGVVFAAILGTGCGAGIVVHGRPLGGRNAIAGEWGHNPLPWPTDAERPGPACYCGKHGCLETFVSGPAVAADHLAATGEALDAAMILSHADSDRGCAATADRLVGRLARGLAAVANLLDPDVIVLGGGLSNAGLLYDRLPAAMEPWAFSDRLDTPVRRARHGDSSGVRGAAWLWRPGEMPGADY; this is translated from the coding sequence ATGGCAGCCACCGGATTGAAATCAGCCGGAACCGGGTTGGACGGCTCCGGGTCGAGCGGATCGGATTTTGCGGGCGGGCGCCGCATCGGCATCGATCTGGGCGGCACGAAGACGGAGGGCATCCTGCTCGACCGTCAGGGAAACGAACTGGCCCGCCACCGGGTGCCTACGCCCAAAGGCGATTATGAGGGGACGGTCGCGACGATCCGCGATCTGGTCGCGAGGCTGGAGGGAGAAATCCCCGCCGGAGGCAAGGCGACGGTCGGGCTGGGCATTCCGGGCGCCATTTCCCCGGCCTCCGGGCTGGTCAAGAACGCCAATTCCACCTGGCTGATCGGGAAGGACTTCACCCGCGATCTCGTCCAGGCGCTCGGCCGGCCGGTGCGGATCGAGAACGACGCCAACTGCCTGGCGGTGTCGGAGGCGACCGACGGCGCCGGGGCCGGCTGCGGCGTGGTGTTCGCGGCGATCCTCGGCACCGGCTGCGGCGCCGGCATCGTCGTGCATGGCCGGCCGCTCGGCGGGCGCAACGCCATCGCCGGCGAGTGGGGACACAACCCCCTGCCCTGGCCGACCGACGCCGAACGGCCGGGACCCGCCTGCTACTGCGGCAAGCACGGCTGCCTGGAGACCTTCGTTTCCGGGCCCGCGGTGGCGGCGGACCATCTGGCGGCCACCGGCGAGGCGCTGGACGCCGCAATGATCCTCTCGCACGCCGACAGCGACCGCGGATGCGCCGCGACGGCGGACCGGCTGGTCGGCCGGCTGGCCCGCGGGCTGGCGGCGGTGGCCAACCTGCTGGACCCGGACGTCATCGTGCTGGGCGGCGGCCTGTCGAACGCGGGACTGCTCTATGACCGGCTGCCGGCGGCGATGGAGCCCTGGGCCTTCTCCGACCGGCTGGACACGCCTGTTCGCCGCGCCCGCCATGGGGATTCCAGTGGCGTGCGCGGCGCTGCGTGGCTGTGGCGGCCGGGCGAGATGCCGGGCGCGGATTACTGA
- a CDS encoding ABC transporter permease subunit, with translation MDYFLQQLINGLSLGAIYGLIAIGYTMVYGIIGMINFAHGEIYMIGSFVALITFLAIGALGITWVPLALLVMLLASMLFTSVYGWTVERIAYRPLRSSPRLAPLISAIGMSIFLQNYIQLLQGARSKPLQPILPGNLTLMDGAVSVSYVRLATIVITLVLMVGFTMLINRTSLGRAQRACEQDKKMAGLLGVNVDRVISLTFVMGAALAAVAGMMVLLIYGVIDFYIGFLAGVKSFTAAVLGGVGSLPGAMLGGVVIGLIEAFWSGYVGSEWKDVATFSILVLVLIFRPTGLLGRPEIEKV, from the coding sequence ATGGATTATTTTCTACAACAATTGATCAACGGCTTGTCGCTTGGGGCGATTTACGGCCTGATCGCGATCGGCTACACGATGGTGTACGGCATCATCGGGATGATCAACTTCGCGCATGGCGAGATTTACATGATCGGCTCCTTCGTGGCGCTGATCACCTTCCTGGCCATCGGCGCGCTCGGTATCACCTGGGTGCCTCTGGCCCTGCTGGTCATGCTGCTCGCCTCCATGCTGTTCACCAGCGTCTACGGCTGGACGGTCGAGCGCATCGCCTACCGGCCCCTGCGCTCCTCGCCCCGGCTGGCGCCGCTGATCTCCGCCATCGGCATGTCGATCTTCCTGCAGAACTACATCCAGCTCCTCCAGGGCGCCCGCTCCAAGCCGCTGCAGCCCATCCTGCCCGGCAACCTCACCCTGATGGACGGCGCCGTCTCCGTCAGCTACGTGCGCCTGGCCACCATCGTCATCACCCTGGTCCTCATGGTCGGCTTCACCATGCTGATCAACCGCACCTCGCTGGGACGCGCCCAGCGCGCCTGCGAGCAGGACAAGAAGATGGCCGGGCTGCTCGGCGTCAACGTCGACCGCGTCATCTCGCTGACCTTCGTCATGGGCGCCGCGCTCGCCGCCGTCGCCGGCATGATGGTGCTGCTGATCTACGGCGTCATCGACTTCTACATCGGCTTCCTCGCCGGGGTGAAAAGCTTCACCGCCGCCGTGCTCGGCGGCGTCGGCTCGCTGCCCGGCGCCATGCTCGGCGGCGTGGTCATCGGCCTGATCGAGGCCTTCTGGTCCGGCTATGTCGGCTCCGAATGGAAGGACGTCGCAACCTTCTCCATCCTCGTCCTCGTCCTGATCTTCCGGCCCACCGGCCTGCTCGGCCGGCCCGAGATCGAGAAGGTGTAA
- the livM gene encoding high-affinity branched-chain amino acid ABC transporter permease LivM has protein sequence MTLHSNTVPSAAAGGKARGVDWAAAVREAGLAAFVALLLTVPLVGLRTVDRPTGLGIEARPEEVVASIVLVFLGRLGLGLIRHGLALPVLILALVCAGVGLLLPMPTQVLRLVLVLGGGVIAIRAALTVATGRSKLSQADRDKRMDRIAAKVQHASRYIGPVAVAFAAVLPLTPMADRMILDIGILLLTYIMLGWGLNIVVGLAGLLDLGYVAFYAVGAYSYALLAHYFGLSFWVCLPLAGLLAAISGVLLGFPVLRLRGDYFAIVTLGFGEIIRIILVNWYQFTGGPNGISGIPRPSFFGIADFSRSPADGMAAFHEMFGLEFSPLHRIIFLYYLILALALVVNLFTLRVRKLPLGRAWEALREDDIACASLGINRTNMKLAAFAIAAMFGGFAGSFFATRQGFISPESFTFIESAIILAIVVLGGMGSQIGVVVATLLVIGLPEAFRELADYRMLAFGGGMVLIMLWRPRGLLAHRDPTILLHGGSHGGNKPPAATGAAK, from the coding sequence ATGACCCTGCACTCCAACACCGTCCCGTCCGCCGCCGCGGGCGGCAAGGCGCGCGGCGTCGACTGGGCCGCCGCCGTCAGGGAGGCCGGGCTCGCCGCCTTCGTCGCCCTGCTGCTGACCGTGCCGCTGGTCGGCCTGCGCACGGTGGACCGCCCCACCGGGCTGGGCATCGAAGCCCGGCCGGAGGAGGTCGTCGCCTCCATCGTCCTGGTCTTCCTCGGCCGCCTCGGGCTCGGGCTGATCCGCCATGGCCTGGCGCTGCCGGTGCTGATCCTGGCGCTGGTTTGCGCCGGCGTCGGGCTGCTGCTGCCGATGCCGACCCAGGTGCTGCGCCTGGTGCTGGTGCTGGGCGGCGGCGTCATCGCCATCCGCGCCGCGCTGACGGTGGCCACCGGCCGCTCCAAGCTGTCGCAGGCCGACCGCGACAAGCGCATGGACCGCATCGCCGCCAAGGTGCAGCACGCCAGCCGCTACATCGGCCCGGTCGCCGTCGCCTTCGCCGCCGTCCTGCCGCTGACCCCGATGGCCGACCGCATGATCCTGGACATCGGCATCCTGCTGCTGACCTACATCATGCTGGGCTGGGGCCTGAACATCGTCGTCGGGCTGGCCGGCCTGCTCGACCTCGGCTATGTCGCCTTCTACGCCGTCGGCGCCTATTCCTACGCCCTGCTGGCCCATTACTTCGGCCTCAGCTTCTGGGTCTGCCTGCCGCTGGCCGGCCTGCTCGCCGCCATCTCCGGCGTGCTGCTCGGCTTCCCGGTTCTGCGGCTGCGCGGCGACTATTTCGCCATCGTCACCCTGGGCTTCGGCGAGATCATCCGCATCATCCTGGTCAACTGGTACCAGTTCACCGGCGGGCCCAACGGCATCTCCGGCATTCCGCGGCCGAGCTTCTTCGGCATCGCCGACTTCTCGCGCAGCCCGGCCGACGGCATGGCCGCCTTCCACGAGATGTTCGGGCTGGAATTCTCGCCGCTGCACCGCATCATCTTCCTCTACTACCTCATCCTGGCCCTGGCGCTGGTGGTGAACCTGTTCACGCTGAGGGTGCGCAAGCTGCCGCTGGGCCGGGCGTGGGAGGCCCTGCGCGAGGACGACATCGCCTGCGCCTCGCTCGGCATCAACCGCACCAACATGAAGCTGGCGGCCTTCGCCATCGCCGCGATGTTCGGCGGCTTCGCCGGCTCCTTCTTCGCCACGCGCCAGGGCTTCATCAGCCCGGAGAGCTTCACCTTCATCGAGTCGGCGATCATCCTGGCCATCGTGGTGCTGGGCGGCATGGGCAGCCAGATCGGCGTGGTGGTCGCCACGCTGCTGGTGATCGGCCTGCCCGAGGCGTTCCGCGAGCTGGCCGACTACCGCATGCTGGCCTTCGGCGGCGGCATGGTGCTGATCATGCTGTGGCGTCCGCGCGGCCTGCTGGCCCACCGCGACCCGACCATCCTCCTGCATGGCGGCTCCCATGGCGGCAACAAGCCCCCCGCCGCGACGGGAGCCGCGAAATGA
- a CDS encoding ABC transporter ATP-binding protein, with protein MSEKPLLTVEHLTMRFGGLVANNDVSFEARAGEITALIGPNGAGKTTLFNCVTGFYTPTVGRLTLRHPEGREFLLERMPGYRIAQLAGVARTFQNIRLFSGMSVLENLIVAQHNKLMRASKFAIAGLLGLPSYRKAEHDAVELAKYWLDRVRLTEFADWEAGNLPYGAQRRLEIARAMCSEPVLLCLDEPAAGLNPRESAELAEILTFIRDVQTPQGHRTGVLLIEHDMSVVMRISDHVVVLDYGRKISDGDPEHVKNDPAVIRAYLGEDEDEALPPEVAADLNMPQEAQKGA; from the coding sequence ATGAGTGAAAAGCCCCTGCTCACCGTCGAACACCTGACCATGCGCTTCGGCGGTCTGGTGGCGAACAACGACGTGTCGTTCGAGGCGCGGGCCGGCGAGATCACCGCGCTGATCGGCCCGAACGGCGCCGGCAAGACCACGCTGTTCAACTGCGTCACCGGCTTCTACACCCCCACCGTGGGCCGGCTGACGCTGCGCCACCCGGAGGGCCGGGAGTTCCTGCTGGAGCGGATGCCGGGCTACCGCATCGCCCAGCTGGCCGGGGTGGCGCGCACCTTCCAGAACATCCGGCTGTTCAGCGGCATGAGCGTTCTGGAGAACCTGATCGTCGCCCAGCACAACAAGCTGATGCGCGCCTCCAAATTCGCCATCGCCGGGCTGCTGGGCTTGCCCAGCTACCGCAAGGCCGAGCACGATGCGGTGGAGCTGGCGAAATACTGGCTGGACCGGGTGCGTCTGACCGAGTTCGCCGACTGGGAGGCCGGCAACCTGCCCTATGGCGCCCAGCGCCGCCTGGAGATCGCGCGGGCGATGTGCTCGGAGCCGGTCCTGCTCTGCCTGGACGAGCCGGCGGCCGGGCTGAACCCGCGCGAGTCGGCGGAGCTGGCCGAGATCCTGACCTTCATCCGCGACGTCCAGACCCCGCAGGGGCACCGCACGGGCGTGCTGCTGATCGAGCATGACATGAGCGTGGTGATGCGCATTTCCGACCATGTGGTGGTGCTGGACTATGGCCGGAAGATTTCCGACGGCGATCCGGAGCATGTGAAGAACGACCCGGCGGTGATCCGCGCCTATCTGGGCGAGGACGAGGACGAGGCGCTGCCGCCGGAGGTGGCGGCCGACCTGAACATGCCGCAAGAAGCGCAGAAGGGGGCCTGA